Below is a window of Malania oleifera isolate guangnan ecotype guangnan chromosome 1, ASM2987363v1, whole genome shotgun sequence DNA.
TTCAAcaaggttggcctcctcgctaaccttttcttgttgttgcCCTCAACACTCGTTACTATAGTAGCCAAACTTATGGTAGTTATAACACTCAATGTTTCTTTAATCAATGTTCTGATGGTTGTTGTAACCGCCACCTCTTCTTCCACGTCCTTTTCCTCGTGGGATGTTGTTCTCTTGTCCACGTCCTCCTTGTTCGCCTCAGCCTCCTCCTCTGGATTCAGTATATCCAGATTTTTTTCCGCGAGATCCTCAACCTCATGCTCATCCTCGGTGCGACGTCCCCCCTTGCTCGTGTCTTCCATCAGTCAAAGATAGTTTTGATTGTAGGACTTGTTTCAGTGACTTACTGTCACTTCTTCCGTTCACCTTCTTCTTATGAGCTTGCAAAGATCCTATGAGCTCTTCTACAAACATGGTCTTTAGATCTTTCATTTCTTTCAGCGTGACGACTATATactcaaattttggatccaaagatcacaaaattttctcacatATCCTCATGTTTATGAGATTCTCTCCTTAACTGGTTCGAGACAACCATTACCCGAGTATAGTAGTCGGCAATGGACTCGGATgacttcatttgcaaggattcaaATTCACCTTGTAGAGTTTGGAGGCGAATCTGCTTCACTTTGTCAGTTCCTTTGTATATTTGGTGGAAAGTATTTCAGACTTTTGGGATGTCTTCACAGAAGCGATGATTTTGAAAGTGGCCTCATTAAGGCCCTGGTAGATAATGGACTTGACTTTGTAATCCCTTTTATGATTGGCGTGGAGGGTCGTTTGTTGAGCATTAGACGTAGATGCTTCAGCTTCTTTTGATGGATCTTctttgtacccatcttcaacaatgtccatgacatcctgagtaCCCagtagggctctcatttgaatgcaCCAATTGTCGTAGTTGTCCTTTATCAACTTTGGAATGACCACTTGTGCAGTACCGTTCACCAtcgagttttatatatatatatatatatatatatatatatatatatataaatatatcaaaacaTAATGCTGGGGATGGATTTTGTCAAATCTAATGCCACCAGTGTGTTCAAAAGGTCAAAAACCTTCAAGAACTAGTTTTGAGAAGTAAAGAACTGATCCAAATAACACTGATCGAACTGGCTAAAAAGCGTTCTAGACTGGTCTGGCTGGACTGGTTTTCTTAACAATAGATTAACGACATCAGTTAGCATCGTTAGAACATGTGGCATCTTCTGGACAAGCCGCATGTCGGTGACGATCCGCGGATCTGGATGCAGGTCGGCCTTCGGGTCGAGTCGTGCTTGAGGATCTTCAATACGGGTTGTTGTTGGTGGGTCACAAATCGGGTTTCGGGTTTCTGGGTCGGGTTGCGTCTGTCAGATGAAGAAGGAGCGTGTCAACGCGTTAGGCGCATGATGTCGCTAGTTAACACTTGCGTCGACGCGTGCAACCCGTCTCGACGATGTAGTATTGGTTGTTGGAGTGTGTGAGCGCTTGCGAAGTCGTCTAGACTCCGTTTAAGATGCGGTTTTCACTTAAGCACTCATCTCGACGCATTCTATGCGATGATATGCTTAAAAATTGATTTCAAGCAActtcaattttgggaaaaatttgaaTTCTTCTCTGTTTGCCTCTATTTGGCGAATTTCGGTAAACCttggcgctctgataccactgatgggtagAGGGGACTTGCACACAAATATtctttgatttcaataataatctaaAAATTACAAACAACTCTCGAAATACACAATTTCTTCTCTCATTggttactctctctctctcttctatacCACATATATTACACACACTCACATCTCCATATATATTGCCATGGATGGGATACTAGGTGGTGATTAAATTCAACAGTAGTGAGCTGGTTGGTGGAGGTGGTTGTCGACTGCAACTCAACAATTCAACAAAATTGGTTGGGATTGGTGGAGGTAGCTGCATCAAGTTTAATATTTGACAATTATAAGACTAAGCATTTGTGTAATCCGTAGTTGTGGTTTATAATTAGATTTACTTATTTGCATATAATCATTTACTAGTggtgaagaaaataaaaaacaatactCATTGATGCTTCGCCTAATAGAGTTTAAACTTTTATGTAAATAAACAAGCTTGATATGATATGAATATGGTATGTACTTTAATTTTTagcaaaaaaaataaagttttgaGTTGGATAGTCACCaccattatttttttaattaaaatgaatATTTATATAAGATAACACATGACCAATTTCAAATATAAGATTATAGTATACACGTATTTTATATTATTAGAGACACAGGTAAAAAACACTAACTTTTTCTTATtagaaatggaaaaaaataaaataaaaatgtgaaCTTTTCCTCACAATTCAAAAATCCTATATACccatcttgaaaatttaaaattttcttgagtttttctTGATATTGGTTTTTGGGAGATTCATATCTTCCATCAGGCTTATAGGTTCTTTTGCAAATATAAGGAAAAGGTTAATTTGCATGTCTTTTCAAACCTCAAAGAAtactaataaaaattttaaaatcacaaaaaaattataCCCCTCTTGTCATAGCTTAAAATAGAGTTGtggtaaattttagaattttaagaaAAAATCACGTCTTTTTATTAAATCTCAAAAAGTGtaaatatttttgttatttgaaaactGTTTAATAACTTAGTGAATCTTTTATTGGAAAGTTCACAAGATTCAGTGGCATAATGATacaagaaatttagaaaaagatTGTGTTTTCCAAATCTTGAGAGTTGCTTGCATAGACTTTTAGTAGGAAATGAATAAGTAATACATATGTTGGAAGTAGTCCAGTCATATCAGTTTAAGTGATAAAAGCGACTTGCGATTTTAGTAATCATAATGTTGTGGGTTTGATTTTCTCTCAAGGCATTACGCCGATAAAATATCAAATATACATCAATGAACAGACAACTTACACCTTTTCGAATCTAGTATCGTATTATAGTGTCTGAACTAATGCAATGATAACCTGAAGTACCGagttattcaaatatatatatatgcgttgGTAGTGCTCATCTCAATTTTCTATTCCTCTAGCAAGGCCTTGGCGATAAGCTATGGTCGCTCGGTCTGGGCATCCcatagttctctctctctctctctgcccgATTCCCAAGAGGCAGTCCACCTTTTACCACTTTTCCCGCGTCAACTCTCCCCTCGATCTCTTCCCTCCTCCCACTCTATAAACCCCATCTCCATCTCAGCTCCCCTCCCCATGCGCCAAAACACCCCCCCGCCCCCACCACCCCGGCCCCCCTTCGCCTTTTATTAATTTCCCACTTCCTTTTAATTCTCCCCCTCACTACTgcatcaatctctctctctctctctctctctctctctctctcccttcaaaGCCATGAAGGGAGTCGTGAGCATAATCttcatcatatccataacatCAATGGCTCTAACCCTCGTCATGAGAAATCCTGAGGAGAAACCACCATTCAAAAATCAGTATGATCACCCTCTGGCTGATCATGATCTGAAGTCAATGCCATCCAAAAGTTTGACTCGATTCCTCGCCGGCGACGCCCGGAAGAAGGGGAGGTTGGCAGCCGACCACTGCCGGAAAGACGGAGAAGTTTGCAGCGTCAATGGGGAATACGGCGTCCACCGGAACTCCACTAACTGCTGCAACAAGAAGTGCAGACACGTGGAGACGGACAAGCACAACTGCGGGGGGTGCGGGAAGCAGTGCCAGTACACCTACTCCTGCTGCAGGGGAGAGTGCGTGGACTTGGCCTTCGACAAGAGGCACTGCGGCAAGTGCGACAACCGCTGCATGCCCGGCGGCTACTGCATTTACAGAATGTGTGATTACGCATGAATCAATGACTGAGACGGTCGAGTTTGAATTGGATCGGGAGGTTCGTGCACGGTGATGGGTCACTCCAACATTTATTAGTTAAACATTAAATGACCACACTTAAAATTATGATTGGTGGTTCACAACTTCACATTatatgctattattattattattattattattatttcggaATTTGGGATTTGATCCAACTTTAGACGATTTCATATAAATTTGGACAAAATGAATTTATATGACATCTTgtccaaatatataaaaatttaagtcTAAAACCTTAATTTACACTTTCAAATAAAACATCAATTACTTATTTATTTTAGCTTGATTATAATCCTCAAGGTCAACAGGGAGGACGTTGATTTCATAGGTTTGGTACCATATCAGGGTCCGAAGGACTTGTTCGTgtctggagttcctatgtaataaaaaaaaaaaaaacatgtaatgGACATAATAACCATTGAGTTGCACGCTAAATCATAACTTGTTATTAATGTTTGTAACCGTTAATTACGTTAGAATGACATATATACATCATCTATGAGTGTAATTAAGTGAGGCAATGATGTATaattgcttcttctttttttatttcttacttctttcttagattttctctttttatttttatatatgtttgcatGGAAGATCTATCATTGTTTGATCAAAGTAAATGagaatttattataatattgcCTCCCTTAAAATAAATTTATGTTTCACTACATATCGTAGACAGTATGTcaaaaaaaataacaaacaaCTATGATAATAAAACATTATAGCTCCTAATTAAGAGTGTTTAAATTGGTCATTGAATCTCTTTTGATAAGTGTCTATCTTCTGTATGTTGAAGTTCAACATTacaagtaattttttttaatacttgtagctaaatatataatttttaattatttggaGAAAAGAAGTGGCATATTTAGCATTTAACAAATGCATGTGTTCTCAtagtattttctttttttaaattggTGTTCGCATAGATGAAAAGTGAAATTACCATTGTGTTAAACACAAATGCTAAATGACAAAATAAAATCAAGACCTAAATTTCAACTCCATCATGATCACAATTTGGTGGACCAactctatgttttttttttttttttggataattcCAGAACTCCTAGTGCGACACCAAATCTGAGGGGTGAAAGTCACCCACCCATTGACACATCCCTAGCAATTCAACGGCGTAATGCCTTAAGGGGGAATCGACCCCGTGACCTTGGAGCTACCAAAGTCACAAATCGCCTTTGCCACTTAATTGTGCTGACTCGGACTAGCTCTATGTTAGTGTTGCATAAAATTGCTTGCCAATATTTTTATGAACAATATTCAAGCAAAATCTAAATTTAATAATGGCCACattcatctatatatatatatatatatatatatatataaagatgaaAAAATATTAAGTTAGACTATTTAACCACATTACATTAATTTAGAcgctcaatcaaatatttatattttaagtaatTGTAAATAAGTTTGATTCAAATATATAACTATAAGTTGAAAGTGACCTAAAATTTACAAATTTGAATGGTCAAAAAGATATAAACTTcctaaaaaaatttatctttttttttttttaaatataaggGGAGATTTGTATTTTTTAAGAAACTTCATGAGAGACCCTTTAGCATTTTAAAACCTCAAGGAAGGtctctcaaatttttaaaatatcaaagaaggtcattatctttttgtcaaatttgaGAAAATGTTAACTTTTTTTgccctaaaaataaaatattaatagtaTTTTTAGTGTGTCCATAGCACACGtgtatatgtatacacacacTTTTATTAATAATGTTTTCATTTATGTTAGAATCATGAGTTATTATATGTTCAAATCAAAATGATTACTAAGATAAGTTagtaaaaattaagagagataTGACTTTCATGATGACCCATCCTTCATTATTGGATCAATATTTGAGTAAAGTTATGATGAATTGTCCAtcatattaataattatatacttttttggattgaaaatatattaattaGAGCTTAAttatttggttgtttggttttcaagctagctagctagctatgTATGCGGCTCTATGCATTCGGTATAAATAAATTATAGGTTGGCATTTTGAGATTGTAAGCAAAGGCGCCTAGGTTTGAtgaactttcatatatatatatatatattccccacAAATGCCTTTACTTCAAGGGTACGGTCACGTGACTCGCATGCTCTTCACTCCAAATTAAAGGACCAATTCTTCTTACCCACAAAATGGTCCCTTCAATTCAAATGCAACTTAATTATGAGCTAAGCTTACTTGCATTCTTTTGTTTTATATTGTAGGTTATGACTTTATAAAATTAGAATTGTTGAATGGTATTAGATTAAGGTaaataagataattttttttaagtgtgCATGCATGTCTTGGACGAGAGTTGAGATTAATAAGTCAACACCTACAACACCTACCACTGTTGTGCCAGTCAAACCGTCAATCACTCAACTGTCCAAACTTTCATTATCTCCTTGAATCTTGAGTGAGATTACTCTGACCTTACTAGGTATAGCTCCTGTATCCATTACTAATCATGTATAAAACCATGTAGAGTCATGTATCATTCAGAGATATGatatgattggttgattgatttatttattatctttcaattttatactttttaattctcctaatttaAGGATGATTTATTTCCCATTAACGTATCTAAATCTCATTTTAAGAATATGTAAGGATTTATTTCCCATTAACGTATCTAAATCTCATTTTAAGAATATGTGAGGATTTATTTTAGTATCTCACTAGATAGATATAAAGAGATAAACCCAAAATTAATAACAACTTTAATGAGCCTATAATTAGTTCGTGGTTTATATCTTTCTTTTGTGGATGATCAAAGTTAAGGATAAGGTGCACTTTGTGCGATGATTTTAAACTAAAATCTATTGACACTTATTTTTATCTCGTCGTTATATAGAAAAACTCATTgctcatttaaatcttttaaaatttcaagTTTTTAAGGGAAGCATGGTCAAGACAGTTTCCTTTTAAAATgagttttcatttctattttaaGCAACCCAACTTGGGCCAAGTAGGACCAGCCCAGTAGCCTGCCCTACCACCCTGCAGTTGCAAGCAATTGGAAGGTAATTATTAGGTTAAATCATTTGACAAAGTTATGTTTCATTATGCAA
It encodes the following:
- the LOC131149727 gene encoding stigma-specific STIG1-like protein 3, which produces MALTLVMRNPEEKPPFKNQYDHPLADHDLKSMPSKSLTRFLAGDARKKGRLAADHCRKDGEVCSVNGEYGVHRNSTNCCNKKCRHVETDKHNCGGCGKQCQYTYSCCRGECVDLAFDKRHCGKCDNRCMPGGYCIYRMCDYA